The Kitasatospora setae KM-6054 genome contains a region encoding:
- a CDS encoding dienelactone hydrolase family protein encodes MNDSDVTTRWAAPDGGGPELFLAAPAHAAPRATVVVGQELFGVTAWVRGVCERLAAAGYAAVAPDFYGRAARRVELPYDDAGRAEGFALLGTLTAERVAADTAAALAAGAALGAGPGRAFVGFSVGGHLGLLAGTRLRLDAVAACYPTWTLEGGTPLADDEPPLTPAGAAALAAHGTAVLGLVGAEDHVVPPEQWAVITDRLAGAGVRHDLVSYPGVPHGFLCDHRPATHRPAEAADAFARVLATLAALPVPPA; translated from the coding sequence ATGAACGACAGTGATGTGACGACCCGTTGGGCGGCGCCGGACGGCGGCGGCCCGGAGCTGTTCCTGGCCGCGCCCGCGCACGCGGCGCCACGGGCCACCGTGGTGGTCGGCCAGGAGCTGTTCGGGGTCACCGCCTGGGTGCGCGGCGTCTGCGAGCGGCTGGCCGCCGCCGGGTACGCCGCCGTCGCGCCGGACTTCTACGGGCGGGCGGCGCGACGCGTCGAGCTGCCGTACGACGACGCGGGGCGGGCCGAGGGCTTCGCGCTGCTCGGCACCCTGACCGCCGAGCGGGTGGCCGCCGACACGGCGGCGGCCCTCGCGGCGGGCGCCGCGCTCGGCGCCGGGCCCGGCCGGGCCTTCGTCGGCTTCTCGGTCGGCGGCCACCTCGGCCTGCTGGCCGGCACCCGCCTCCGGCTGGACGCCGTCGCCGCCTGCTACCCGACCTGGACGCTGGAGGGCGGCACCCCGCTCGCCGACGACGAGCCCCCGCTCACCCCGGCGGGCGCGGCCGCGCTCGCCGCCCACGGCACCGCCGTCCTCGGCCTGGTCGGCGCCGAGGACCACGTCGTCCCGCCCGAGCAGTGGGCGGTGATCACCGACCGCCTCGCCGGCGCGGGCGTCCGCCACGACCTGGTCAGCTACCCGGGCGTCCCGCACGGCTTCCTCTGCGACCACCGCCCCGCCACCCACCGCCCGGCCGAGGCCGCGGACGCCTTCGCCCGCGTCCTCGCCACCCTGGCCGCCCTGCCCGTCCCACCCGCCTGA
- a CDS encoding TetR/AcrR family transcriptional regulator, with translation MARSNPERRAALLDAALEVLAEDGARGLTFRAVDQRAAVPAGTASNYFANRDALLAQCADRVYERLEPDADTLAQGAEGPRDAARVTALMHQVVDRVAAFPTGFLALLELRLAALRRPELREVLTRRIGADLRFNADYHQAVGLPGDTTTVHLLVLALNWLILERLTLPDLFTPEQRARLVDTLVARLLAGEGVIAAG, from the coding sequence ATGGCACGCAGCAACCCCGAACGCCGAGCCGCCCTGCTCGACGCCGCACTCGAAGTCCTGGCCGAGGACGGCGCCCGCGGCCTCACCTTCCGCGCCGTCGACCAGCGCGCCGCCGTCCCCGCCGGCACCGCCTCCAACTACTTCGCCAACCGGGACGCCCTGCTCGCCCAGTGCGCCGACCGCGTCTACGAACGCCTCGAACCCGACGCCGACACCCTCGCCCAGGGCGCCGAGGGCCCGCGCGACGCCGCCCGGGTCACCGCCCTCATGCACCAGGTCGTCGACCGGGTCGCCGCCTTCCCCACCGGCTTCCTCGCCCTCCTCGAACTCCGCCTCGCCGCGCTGCGCCGCCCCGAACTACGCGAAGTCCTCACCCGCCGGATCGGCGCCGACCTCCGCTTCAACGCCGACTACCACCAGGCCGTCGGCCTGCCCGGCGACACCACCACCGTCCACCTGCTGGTCCTCGCCCTCAACTGGCTGATCCTGGAACGCCTCACCCTCCCCGACCTGTTCACCCCCGAGCAGCGCGCCCGCCTGGTGGACACGCTGGTGGCCCGCCTGCTCGCGGGGGAGGGCGTCATCGCGGCGGGCTGA
- a CDS encoding PfkB family carbohydrate kinase yields the protein MRIAVTGPIVIDNLMTFPGRFTSQLLPTQLQHLSLSFLVDDLEVRYGGVAANVAFGLGRLGRAPLLLGAAGRDFGEYRARLEEVGVDTSRVRVSAGLATARYTRTTDADDNRIVSYHSGALAEDDAPGPEGWPEDVGLVFLGPAEPELLVARAAECRRRGLPYLVDVAGRTEQLGRAGADAVLTGATHLVTNRRERAALLEHAGWAATDVLSRVGSWITTLGPEGVWIDYAASPSVAVPAAPISRLPDGAGGGGAFRAGFLAAKADGLDDEQAARTGCVLAAYALESAGSQEYRFTRPAFDARLDDAYAVTADTGW from the coding sequence ATGAGGATCGCCGTCACCGGCCCGATCGTCATCGACAACCTGATGACCTTCCCCGGCCGTTTCACCAGCCAACTGCTGCCGACCCAACTCCAGCACCTGTCCCTGTCGTTCCTGGTCGACGACCTGGAGGTCCGCTACGGCGGCGTGGCCGCCAACGTCGCCTTCGGCCTCGGCCGGCTCGGCCGCGCGCCGCTGCTGCTCGGCGCCGCCGGCCGGGACTTCGGCGAGTACCGGGCCCGGCTGGAGGAGGTCGGCGTCGACACCTCGCGGGTGCGGGTCTCCGCCGGCCTGGCCACCGCCCGCTACACCCGCACCACCGACGCCGACGACAACCGGATCGTCTCCTACCACTCCGGCGCCCTCGCCGAGGACGACGCACCCGGCCCGGAGGGCTGGCCCGAGGACGTCGGACTGGTCTTCCTCGGCCCCGCCGAACCCGAACTGCTGGTCGCCCGGGCCGCCGAGTGCCGCCGCCGCGGCCTGCCCTACCTGGTCGACGTGGCCGGCCGCACCGAACAGCTCGGCCGGGCCGGCGCCGACGCCGTCCTCACCGGCGCCACCCACCTGGTCACCAACCGCCGCGAGCGCGCCGCCCTGCTGGAACACGCCGGCTGGGCGGCCACCGACGTGCTCAGCCGGGTCGGCAGCTGGATCACCACCCTCGGCCCCGAGGGCGTCTGGATCGACTACGCCGCCAGCCCCTCCGTCGCCGTCCCCGCCGCACCGATCTCCCGGCTGCCCGACGGCGCGGGCGGCGGCGGCGCCTTCCGGGCCGGCTTCCTCGCCGCGAAGGCCGACGGCCTCGACGACGAACAGGCCGCCCGGACGGGCTGCGTCCTCGCCGCCTACGCCCTGGAATCGGCCGGCAGCCAGGAGTACCGGTTCACCCGGCCCGCCTTCGACGCCCGCCTCGACGACGCCTACGCGGTCACCGCCGACACCGGCTGGTGA
- a CDS encoding VOC family protein yields the protein MALEWEQIMVDSADPVALGHWWAEALGWVVVDETEEIVEIRPEPDRLPGLLFAPVPEGKVVKNRLHPDFRPDDQAAEVARLLALGARRVEDVQEGQHWVTLLDPEGNEFCVLSEPRD from the coding sequence ATGGCACTTGAATGGGAACAGATCATGGTCGACTCCGCCGACCCCGTCGCCCTCGGGCACTGGTGGGCGGAGGCCCTCGGCTGGGTGGTGGTCGACGAGACGGAGGAGATCGTCGAGATCCGGCCGGAGCCGGACCGGCTGCCGGGTCTGCTCTTCGCCCCCGTCCCGGAGGGCAAGGTCGTGAAGAACCGGCTGCACCCCGACTTCCGGCCCGACGACCAGGCCGCCGAGGTGGCCCGGCTGCTCGCCCTCGGGGCCCGGCGGGTCGAGGACGTGCAGGAGGGGCAGCACTGGGTGACGCTGCTCGACCCGGAGGGGAACGAGTTCTGCGTGCTGAGCGAGCCGCGCGACTGA
- a CDS encoding DUF7919 family protein translates to MTFFRDLTPYTYRFEDTVSGGRGFASFVPAGRRLNVGWLDGWHRYPKGPSPEDFRTRLLDLVREQRVNVMRGFYNCQRPGCLRTLGCQPTIEHAGETLHLGNCEIRVPGRSDELYAAPNLIAHYVLHHRYLPPAAFVDAVLACPEGWLTGTDAPGVPADARIIDTAALERPAAGEPRPRPW, encoded by the coding sequence GTGACCTTCTTCCGCGATCTGACCCCCTACACCTACCGCTTCGAGGACACCGTCTCCGGCGGGCGCGGCTTCGCCTCCTTCGTCCCCGCCGGGCGGCGCCTCAACGTGGGCTGGCTCGACGGCTGGCACCGCTACCCCAAGGGGCCGAGCCCGGAGGACTTCCGGACCCGGCTCCTCGACCTCGTCCGGGAGCAGCGGGTGAACGTCATGCGGGGCTTCTACAATTGCCAACGCCCGGGCTGCCTGCGGACCCTGGGGTGCCAGCCGACCATCGAGCACGCCGGCGAGACCCTCCACCTGGGCAACTGCGAGATCCGCGTCCCGGGCCGCTCCGACGAGCTGTACGCCGCCCCGAACCTGATCGCCCACTACGTGCTCCACCACCGCTACCTCCCGCCGGCCGCCTTCGTCGACGCGGTCCTGGCCTGCCCCGAGGGCTGGCTGACCGGTACCGACGCGCCGGGCGTGCCGGCCGACGCGCGGATCATCGACACCGCCGCACTCGAACGGCCGGCTGCGGGGGAGCCCCGGCCACGGCCCTGGTGA
- a CDS encoding CPBP family intramembrane glutamic endopeptidase has product MTADRPAVAPATPGPATAGRARTLHRLRHHHRRVPAASAAKVFALLAAVRIAGAVSLPLMVLSVGLSAAVVAVLDRAEWAAAGLRRFRLLPALAGTGLVVLAYADTVFATRAGFGRGADNWTFLVPGLFRQMAPGQPVVIGTAMVLCMGFLVPLVEEVCYRGVLYDAVERTRGPFAAIAVTSAGWALVHLGDYGLNPFNARVICGVLPSVFAMGVALGVCRAWTGSALASAVAQGTANLLLLAWVLWAL; this is encoded by the coding sequence ATGACCGCGGACCGCCCGGCGGTGGCACCGGCCACCCCCGGGCCCGCCACTGCCGGGCGGGCCCGCACCCTGCACCGACTCAGACACCACCACCGGCGGGTGCCGGCCGCCTCCGCCGCCAAGGTGTTCGCCCTGCTCGCCGCCGTCCGGATCGCCGGGGCGGTGTCGCTGCCGCTGATGGTGCTCTCGGTCGGCCTGAGCGCCGCCGTCGTCGCGGTCCTGGACCGCGCCGAGTGGGCGGCGGCCGGCCTGCGCCGCTTCCGCCTCCTCCCGGCCCTCGCCGGAACCGGCCTGGTGGTGCTCGCCTACGCCGACACCGTGTTCGCCACCCGGGCCGGCTTCGGGCGCGGCGCCGACAACTGGACCTTCCTCGTCCCCGGCCTCTTCCGGCAGATGGCACCCGGGCAGCCCGTCGTCATCGGCACCGCGATGGTGCTCTGCATGGGCTTCCTGGTCCCGCTGGTCGAGGAGGTCTGCTACCGCGGCGTGCTGTACGACGCCGTCGAACGCACCCGCGGCCCGTTCGCCGCGATCGCCGTCACCTCGGCCGGCTGGGCCCTCGTCCACCTCGGCGACTACGGGCTGAACCCGTTCAACGCCCGGGTGATCTGCGGCGTCCTGCCCTCCGTCTTCGCGATGGGCGTCGCCCTCGGCGTCTGCCGCGCCTGGACCGGCTCCGCGCTCGCGAGCGCCGTCGCCCAGGGCACCGCCAACCTGCTGCTGCTGGCCTGGGTGCTCTGGGCCCTCTGA
- a CDS encoding dihydrofolate reductase family protein, whose product MRKLVYYVAVSVDGFIAGPSGEFDFYPAAPDMAAHQLAEYPETIPVQARPQLGLTDTPNKRFDTVLMGLGAYRPGLDAGIPSPYPHLTQYVVSSSLPAVDDPAVRLVRADPLGLVRELKRQPGDGGDIWLCGGGLLAGQLLPEIDELVLKRYPVVAGGGIPAFAGPLRPRPFAPVETLDFSHGGTVTTYRPAG is encoded by the coding sequence ATGCGAAAGCTCGTGTACTACGTCGCCGTCTCCGTGGACGGCTTCATCGCCGGCCCGTCCGGCGAGTTCGACTTCTACCCGGCGGCGCCCGACATGGCGGCGCACCAGCTGGCCGAGTACCCGGAGACCATCCCGGTGCAGGCCCGTCCGCAGCTCGGTCTGACGGACACCCCCAACAAGCGCTTCGACACCGTCCTGATGGGCCTGGGCGCCTACCGCCCGGGGCTGGACGCGGGCATCCCCAGCCCGTACCCGCACCTGACGCAGTACGTGGTCTCCTCCTCGCTGCCCGCCGTGGACGATCCGGCGGTGCGGCTGGTGCGCGCCGACCCGCTGGGCCTGGTGCGGGAGTTGAAGCGGCAGCCGGGCGACGGCGGCGACATCTGGCTGTGCGGCGGCGGCCTGCTGGCGGGCCAACTGCTGCCGGAGATCGACGAGTTGGTGCTCAAGCGGTACCCGGTGGTGGCGGGCGGCGGCATCCCCGCGTTCGCCGGGCCGCTGCGGCCGCGCCCGTTCGCCCCGGTGGAGACGCTGGACTTCAGCCACGGCGGCACCGTCACCACCTACCGCCCCGCCGGGTAA
- the bioD gene encoding dethiobiotin synthase — protein sequence MSPVLFVTGTGTEVGKTLTTAAVAALSPEPVAVLKPGQTGLGPDEPGDVAEVVRLAGPLVHGVELARYPEPLAPETAARRAGLPPLAPDDVAKAVAELAAEYGTVLVEGAGGLLVRYDERGRTLADYALACRGLGLDVEFLLVAAAGLGTLNATALTAEALRHRGLPLRGAVVGCWPAEPDLATRCNLADLPTAAGAPLLGALPSGAAAHTPATFRPLAAAAIAPSLGGSWDAAAFAAAHHPA from the coding sequence ATGTCACCCGTCCTGTTCGTCACCGGCACCGGCACCGAGGTCGGCAAGACCCTGACCACCGCCGCGGTCGCCGCGCTCAGTCCGGAGCCGGTGGCGGTGCTGAAGCCGGGCCAGACCGGGCTGGGGCCGGACGAGCCGGGGGACGTGGCGGAGGTCGTCCGGCTGGCCGGGCCGCTGGTGCACGGGGTGGAACTGGCCCGCTACCCGGAGCCGCTGGCGCCCGAGACGGCGGCCCGCCGGGCGGGACTGCCGCCACTGGCACCGGACGACGTGGCGAAGGCGGTGGCCGAACTGGCGGCCGAGTACGGCACCGTGCTGGTCGAGGGCGCGGGCGGGCTGCTGGTGCGCTACGACGAGCGGGGGCGCACCCTCGCCGACTACGCGCTGGCCTGCCGGGGGCTGGGCCTGGACGTGGAGTTCCTGCTGGTCGCGGCGGCCGGCCTGGGCACCCTGAACGCGACGGCGCTGACCGCCGAGGCGCTGCGCCACCGCGGCCTGCCGCTGCGCGGCGCGGTCGTCGGCTGCTGGCCCGCCGAGCCGGACCTCGCCACCCGCTGCAACCTCGCCGACCTGCCCACCGCGGCCGGCGCCCCGCTGCTCGGCGCCCTCCCGTCCGGCGCGGCCGCCCACACCCCCGCGACCTTCCGTCCGCTCGCCGCCGCCGCCATCGCCCCGTCGCTGGGCGGCAGTTGGGACGCGGCCGCGTTCGCCGCCGCCCACCACCCGGCCTGA
- a CDS encoding vWA domain-containing protein, which translates to MRRATVTASALAVLAALGAAGAAPAAVPPPGAGEAVVTVRTGGDRTGAQAVGPLAGVRLGLFAAAGDAAPVDPGWGVCVSDAAGDCSFTVPDTGPGGANAGRELTVRQLDGGVPAGWFTNPVLRTGPGSGSDSVASPYAFTTPALAAGNTYRSTADFMISDDYRNLPTASGGVWQDSRDNPPLPARCGLDVALVLDLSASVGSELPFLKTAADRFTDALTGTPSRLAVFSFDQASPATSVSANHPELHPVSTPAGAAEFKALYAGWTLGKGTNWDTALWSVANAAPRYDAVVVLTDGNPTRFADDAQGDGSRTHFRDVENGIFSANAVKAEGSRLIALGVGKGVAGDSGLNLRAVSGPTAYADGGDLTAADYFQTKDFATSGQQLHDLALSHCDNSVTVVKQLVPAGTTGEDTTGAVNAPAGWTFGATTGTPGVGGLPRELTTTDDGTGSVVFQPELGDLPSAALEISELQQDGYELVTKNGKNAVCVNLDTGQPVDVSDSGTADRPAFALELPRLAAVSCTVYNRPATAPAVLPADLTVEKTWRIDGAVHPEGEQPAGFTATAALTGPDGAAATPQPWGTARIGYRIGDRATVTEQAELADPACVFTDRRITALNGSPVDLPLGSTLALDTAHTRAEITNTVECHRTSPSPSPSLSPSPSPSPSPAPPGGGHLAATGGGGGAVLLPAAGGAALAGLALLALRARLDRRHTRRRDDD; encoded by the coding sequence ATGCGACGGGCCACCGTGACAGCTTCCGCCCTGGCCGTACTGGCCGCGCTCGGCGCCGCCGGGGCGGCCCCGGCGGCGGTGCCCCCGCCCGGGGCGGGGGAGGCGGTGGTGACGGTGCGCACCGGCGGCGACCGGACCGGCGCGCAGGCGGTCGGCCCGCTGGCGGGCGTCCGGCTGGGGCTGTTCGCGGCGGCGGGGGACGCCGCACCGGTCGACCCGGGGTGGGGCGTGTGTGTCTCGGACGCCGCCGGCGACTGCTCCTTCACGGTGCCGGACACCGGCCCCGGCGGGGCGAACGCGGGGCGCGAGCTGACGGTGCGACAGCTGGACGGCGGGGTGCCGGCGGGCTGGTTCACCAACCCGGTGCTGCGGACCGGGCCGGGCAGCGGCTCGGACTCGGTCGCCTCCCCGTACGCCTTCACCACCCCCGCGCTGGCGGCCGGGAACACGTACCGCTCGACCGCCGACTTCATGATCAGCGACGACTACCGGAACCTGCCGACGGCCTCCGGCGGCGTGTGGCAGGACTCGCGGGACAACCCGCCGCTGCCCGCGCGCTGCGGCCTGGACGTGGCCCTGGTGCTGGACCTGTCGGCCTCGGTCGGCAGCGAGCTGCCGTTCCTGAAGACCGCCGCCGACCGCTTCACCGACGCGCTGACCGGCACGCCCTCCCGGCTGGCGGTGTTCTCCTTCGACCAGGCGTCCCCGGCGACCAGCGTGAGCGCGAACCACCCCGAGCTGCACCCGGTGTCGACGCCGGCCGGCGCGGCGGAGTTCAAGGCGCTGTACGCCGGCTGGACGCTCGGCAAGGGCACCAACTGGGACACCGCGCTGTGGTCGGTGGCGAACGCCGCGCCGAGGTACGACGCGGTGGTGGTGCTGACCGACGGCAACCCGACCCGGTTCGCGGACGACGCCCAGGGCGACGGCTCGCGGACCCACTTCCGGGACGTCGAGAACGGGATCTTCTCCGCCAACGCGGTGAAGGCGGAGGGCAGTCGGCTGATCGCGCTGGGCGTCGGCAAGGGCGTCGCGGGCGACTCCGGGCTGAACCTGCGGGCGGTCTCCGGGCCGACCGCGTACGCCGACGGCGGCGACCTGACCGCCGCCGACTACTTCCAGACCAAGGACTTCGCCACTTCCGGGCAGCAGTTGCACGACCTGGCGCTGTCGCACTGCGACAACAGCGTCACGGTGGTCAAGCAGCTCGTCCCGGCCGGCACCACCGGCGAGGACACCACGGGCGCGGTGAACGCCCCGGCGGGCTGGACGTTCGGGGCGACGACCGGCACGCCGGGCGTCGGCGGGCTGCCCCGGGAACTGACCACGACCGACGACGGGACCGGCTCGGTGGTCTTCCAACCGGAGCTCGGCGACCTGCCGTCCGCAGCCCTGGAGATCAGCGAACTCCAGCAGGACGGCTACGAGTTGGTCACCAAGAACGGCAAGAACGCGGTCTGCGTGAACCTCGACACCGGACAGCCGGTGGACGTCTCCGACAGCGGCACGGCCGACCGACCGGCCTTCGCCCTGGAGCTGCCCCGGCTCGCCGCCGTCAGCTGCACGGTCTACAACCGGCCCGCCACCGCCCCGGCCGTGCTCCCGGCCGATCTGACGGTGGAGAAGACCTGGCGGATCGACGGCGCCGTCCACCCGGAGGGCGAGCAGCCCGCCGGGTTCACCGCCACCGCCGCGCTGACCGGGCCGGACGGCGCCGCCGCCACCCCGCAGCCGTGGGGCACCGCGCGCATCGGCTACCGGATCGGCGACCGGGCCACCGTCACCGAACAGGCCGAACTGGCCGACCCCGCCTGCGTGTTCACCGACCGGCGGATCACCGCGCTGAACGGCTCCCCGGTCGACCTGCCGCTCGGCAGCACCCTCGCCCTCGACACCGCGCACACCCGGGCCGAGATCACCAACACCGTCGAGTGCCACCGCACCAGCCCCTCCCCCTCGCCTTCCCTTTCGCCCTCTCCCTCGCCCTCGCCCTCGCCCGCTCCCCCGGGCGGCGGACACCTCGCCGCCACCGGCGGCGGGGGCGGGGCCGTACTGCTCCCGGCCGCCGGCGGTGCCGCCCTCGCGGGCCTCGCCCTGCTGGCCCTCCGGGCTCGGCTCGACCGGCGGCACACCCGGCGGCGCGACGACGACTGA
- the ligA gene encoding NAD-dependent DNA ligase LigA: MNNAAPLSSGDYADAVATATRAAAAYYGDGTTTLGDDEYDALVRAIAAYEEAHPEELLADSPTGKVAGGAAEGDVPHSVPMLSLDNVFSGEELADWAASLERRLGRAPAGWCVEPKLDGLAIAARYEGGALRRVLTRGNGLAGEDITHTAGDVLGLPAVLAEPVDVELRGEVLLTHAQFERANEIRTAHGAVPFANARNGAAGTLRAKDRPYRIELTFFAYDAVGLDENPGEKPGETPDETPGQAPSRALDHSALLERLAALGANTAASTAAAPLRCESIEEVQRRIEQITALRPQLPFGIDGVVVKADAAADQERAGSGSRAPRWAVARKLAAEHKVTRLLEVEWAVGRTGIIAPRAVLEPVVIDGVTVTYATLHNPADIERRGLMLGDRVFVYRAGDVIPRVEAPLVEERTGEERPIVFPAACPRCGEAIDSSEQRWRCVRGRNCQAVASIIYAAGRDQLDIEGLGSTRAVQLVEAGLVRDLADVFTLTREQLLGLERMGETSTDNLLAAIATARTRPLGRVLCALGVRGTGRSMSRRIAAHFGSMAAIRAADAETLAAVEGIGPEKARLVVSELAELTTLLDRLAELGVGTQVTAPQRPTAPKPAAEETGEAAEDADAPAAGPLSGEAVVVTGSMTGALAALTRNEMNELVERAGGKASSAVSKRTTLLVAGEKAGSKRAKAEELGIRILTPEDFATLLADHLPATV, encoded by the coding sequence ATGAACAACGCCGCTCCGCTCTCTTCCGGCGACTACGCCGACGCTGTTGCCACTGCCACCCGGGCCGCCGCCGCCTACTACGGGGACGGGACGACGACGCTGGGGGACGACGAGTACGACGCCCTGGTCCGGGCGATCGCGGCCTACGAGGAGGCCCACCCGGAGGAGCTGCTGGCCGACTCGCCGACCGGCAAGGTGGCCGGCGGCGCGGCGGAGGGGGACGTACCGCACAGCGTGCCGATGCTCTCGCTCGACAACGTCTTCTCCGGGGAGGAACTCGCCGACTGGGCGGCCTCGTTGGAGCGCCGGCTGGGCCGGGCGCCGGCCGGCTGGTGCGTGGAGCCGAAGCTGGACGGGCTGGCGATCGCGGCCCGGTACGAGGGGGGCGCGCTGCGCCGGGTGCTGACCCGCGGCAACGGCCTCGCGGGCGAGGACATCACGCACACCGCGGGCGACGTACTGGGCCTGCCGGCCGTGCTGGCCGAGCCGGTCGACGTCGAGCTGCGCGGTGAAGTGCTCCTGACGCACGCCCAGTTCGAGCGGGCGAACGAGATCCGCACGGCGCACGGCGCGGTGCCGTTCGCCAACGCGCGCAACGGCGCGGCGGGCACCCTGCGGGCCAAGGACCGGCCGTACCGGATCGAGCTGACGTTCTTCGCCTACGACGCGGTCGGCCTGGACGAGAACCCTGGCGAGAAGCCCGGCGAGACCCCGGACGAGACTCCGGGCCAGGCCCCGAGCCGGGCCCTCGACCACAGCGCGCTGCTGGAGCGGCTGGCCGCGCTCGGCGCGAACACCGCGGCTTCGACGGCGGCGGCCCCGCTGCGCTGCGAGAGCATCGAGGAGGTGCAGCGGCGGATCGAGCAGATCACCGCGCTGCGCCCGCAGCTCCCGTTCGGCATCGACGGCGTGGTGGTGAAGGCGGACGCGGCGGCCGACCAGGAGCGGGCGGGCTCCGGTTCACGGGCGCCGCGCTGGGCGGTGGCCCGCAAGCTCGCCGCCGAGCACAAGGTGACCCGGCTGCTGGAGGTGGAGTGGGCGGTCGGCCGCACCGGCATCATCGCGCCGCGCGCCGTCCTGGAGCCGGTGGTGATCGACGGCGTGACCGTCACGTACGCGACGCTGCACAACCCGGCCGACATCGAGCGGCGCGGCCTGATGCTGGGCGACCGGGTGTTCGTCTACCGCGCGGGCGACGTGATCCCCCGGGTGGAGGCGCCGCTGGTGGAGGAGCGCACCGGCGAGGAACGGCCGATCGTCTTCCCCGCCGCCTGCCCGCGCTGCGGCGAGGCGATCGACAGCAGCGAGCAGCGCTGGCGCTGCGTGCGGGGCCGCAACTGCCAGGCGGTGGCGTCGATCATCTACGCGGCGGGCCGCGACCAGCTCGACATCGAGGGCCTCGGCTCGACCCGGGCCGTCCAGCTCGTCGAGGCCGGCCTGGTCCGCGACCTGGCGGACGTGTTCACCCTGACCCGCGAGCAACTGCTCGGCCTGGAGCGGATGGGCGAGACCAGCACCGACAACCTGCTCGCCGCGATCGCCACCGCCCGCACCCGCCCGCTGGGCCGCGTCCTGTGCGCGCTGGGCGTGCGCGGCACCGGCCGCAGCATGTCGCGCCGGATCGCCGCGCACTTCGGCTCGATGGCCGCGATCCGCGCGGCGGACGCCGAGACGCTGGCCGCCGTCGAGGGCATCGGCCCAGAGAAGGCCCGCCTGGTCGTCTCCGAACTCGCCGAACTCACCACTCTGCTCGACCGCCTGGCCGAGCTCGGCGTCGGCACCCAGGTCACCGCACCCCAGCGCCCCACCGCACCCAAGCCCGCGGCCGAGGAGACCGGAGAGGCCGCCGAGGACGCCGACGCCCCCGCCGCCGGCCCGCTCAGCGGCGAAGCCGTGGTCGTCACCGGCTCGATGACCGGCGCCCTCGCCGCCCTGACCCGCAACGAGATGAACGAACTCGTCGAACGCGCCGGCGGCAAGGCGTCCTCCGCCGTCTCCAAGCGCACCACCCTCCTGGTCGCCGGCGAGAAAGCCGGCTCCAAGCGCGCCAAGGCCGAAGAGCTGGGCATCCGCATCCTCACCCCCGAGGACTTCGCCACCCTCCTCGCCGACCACCTCCCCGCCACCGTCTGA
- a CDS encoding GNAT family N-acetyltransferase — protein sequence MTSWHLTPEAFDSADAAGLRRDFYDEVASRYWKRPATAEEVDRGLAGDGVELLAPPTGQFVVGRHGGAAAACGGVLMLDPERAELTRVYLRPAFRGRGGAGLLLEALEHEARLLGASRMVLNTRLDLVEARAVYVRHGYREIPAYCAGPYVEICYAKDLGGVG from the coding sequence ATGACTTCCTGGCACCTCACCCCCGAAGCCTTCGACAGCGCGGACGCGGCCGGCCTGCGCCGCGACTTCTACGACGAGGTCGCCAGCCGGTACTGGAAGCGGCCCGCGACCGCCGAGGAGGTCGACCGGGGCCTGGCCGGTGACGGTGTGGAGCTGCTCGCGCCGCCCACCGGCCAGTTCGTCGTGGGCCGCCACGGCGGCGCGGCGGCCGCCTGTGGCGGGGTGCTGATGCTGGATCCGGAGCGCGCCGAGCTCACCCGCGTCTACCTGCGCCCCGCCTTCCGCGGCCGGGGCGGCGCGGGCCTGCTGCTGGAGGCGCTGGAGCACGAGGCCCGGCTGCTCGGCGCCTCCCGGATGGTCCTCAACACCCGGCTCGACCTGGTCGAGGCCCGCGCGGTCTACGTCCGCCACGGCTACCGCGAGATCCCGGCGTACTGCGCGGGCCCGTACGTGGAGATCTGCTACGCCAAGGACCTCGGCGGGGTCGGCTGA